The following proteins come from a genomic window of Polyangiaceae bacterium:
- a CDS encoding inositol-3-phosphate synthase has protein sequence MKQPQQLQKTDGKLAVLLPGLGAVATTFVAGCMLARKGLGEPVGSLTQMGTIRLGKRTDNRAPKIKDFAPLAELDQLEFAGWDLFPDDAYEAASTAKVLEARHLDAIKDELSQLRPMKAVFYPEYVKRLHGTHLKTGKTKADMVEALREDIRNTIKEKGCSRAVAVWCGSTEIYVEPSEVHQTIASFEKGLLENHSQISSSMLYAWACLKEGVPYANGAPNLSLDFPAAQQLARETNTPIAGKDFKTGQTLMKTILAPGLKARMIGLSGWFSTNILGNRDGEVLDDPENFKTKEVSKLGVLEHVLQPDVYPDLYGNVYHKVRINYYPPRGDAKEGWDNLDIFGWLGYPMQIKVDFLCRDSILAAPIVLDLALFMDLAKRAGFRGVQEWLSFYFKSPMVAERLYPEHDLFIQSMKLKNTLRWMMGEDLITHLGNEYYD, from the coding sequence ATGAAGCAGCCCCAACAACTTCAAAAGACCGACGGCAAGCTCGCCGTCTTGTTGCCCGGACTGGGCGCCGTCGCCACGACCTTCGTCGCGGGCTGCATGCTGGCGCGCAAAGGCCTGGGTGAGCCCGTCGGCTCACTCACGCAAATGGGCACCATTCGTTTGGGCAAGCGCACGGACAACCGCGCCCCCAAGATCAAGGACTTCGCTCCCCTGGCGGAGCTCGACCAGCTCGAGTTCGCCGGTTGGGATCTGTTTCCGGACGACGCTTACGAGGCCGCCAGCACCGCGAAGGTGCTCGAGGCGCGCCACCTCGACGCCATCAAGGACGAGCTCAGTCAGCTGCGTCCGATGAAGGCCGTGTTCTATCCGGAGTACGTCAAGCGTCTGCACGGGACCCACCTCAAGACCGGTAAGACCAAGGCCGACATGGTGGAAGCGCTCCGAGAGGACATCCGCAATACCATCAAGGAGAAGGGCTGCAGCCGCGCCGTCGCCGTGTGGTGTGGTTCCACCGAGATCTACGTGGAGCCCAGCGAGGTGCACCAGACCATCGCGAGCTTCGAGAAGGGCCTACTCGAAAACCACTCGCAGATCTCGAGCTCGATGCTCTACGCCTGGGCCTGCCTCAAAGAAGGCGTGCCCTACGCCAACGGCGCTCCCAACTTGAGCCTCGATTTCCCCGCCGCGCAGCAGCTGGCGCGGGAGACCAACACGCCCATCGCAGGCAAGGACTTCAAGACCGGGCAAACGCTGATGAAGACGATCCTCGCGCCCGGCCTCAAGGCGCGCATGATCGGTCTTTCCGGCTGGTTTTCCACCAACATCTTGGGCAACCGGGACGGCGAGGTGCTCGACGATCCGGAGAACTTCAAGACCAAGGAAGTGAGCAAGCTCGGCGTGCTCGAGCACGTGCTGCAACCGGACGTGTACCCCGACCTCTACGGCAACGTGTACCACAAGGTTCGCATCAACTATTACCCGCCCCGCGGCGACGCGAAGGAAGGCTGGGACAACCTCGACATCTTCGGTTGGCTCGGTTACCCGATGCAGATCAAGGTCGACTTCTTGTGCCGCGACTCGATCCTCGCCGCGCCCATCGTGCTGGACCTCGCGCTGTTCATGGATCTCGCCAAGCGCGCGGGCTTCCGCGGCGTGCAAGAGTGGCTCTCGTTCTACTTCAAGAGCCCGATGGTCGCCGAGAGGCTGTACCCGGAGCACGACCTATTCATCCAGAGCATGAAGCTCAAGAACACGCTGCGTTGGATGATGGGCGAGGATCTGATCACGCACTTGGGCAACGAGTATTACGATTGA
- a CDS encoding phosphocholine cytidylyltransferase family protein, which yields MKATTLAVILVAGIGSRLRPLTDDRPKALVPVGPETILGRALRLLAEHGVESVVLATGYREDAVKSALEGAPVSAVYCLNERYDSTQNAVSLALCRDAIGGRAFFKLDGDVIFRKSVLDRLEASTADIAVAVDRQRPLDAEAMKVALADDERIARFGKGIAISESAGETIGIERIAEAAVTPLFDALVAAMNAGRTDLYYEDVYGELLGTLSAEAVDVGDLPWTEVDDAADLERAKAMVSAER from the coding sequence ATGAAAGCGACGACCCTCGCGGTGATCCTGGTTGCCGGTATCGGCTCACGGCTGCGGCCGCTCACGGACGATCGGCCCAAGGCGCTGGTGCCCGTCGGCCCGGAAACGATCCTGGGACGCGCGCTGCGCCTGCTCGCGGAGCATGGTGTCGAGAGCGTGGTGTTGGCTACGGGCTACCGTGAAGACGCAGTAAAGTCAGCGCTAGAAGGCGCACCCGTGTCCGCGGTCTACTGTTTGAACGAACGCTACGACAGCACGCAAAACGCGGTGTCCCTCGCGCTGTGTCGTGATGCCATCGGCGGGCGCGCGTTCTTCAAGCTCGACGGCGACGTGATCTTCCGAAAAAGCGTGCTCGATCGCCTCGAAGCGTCGACGGCGGACATCGCCGTCGCGGTGGATCGGCAACGTCCGTTGGACGCCGAGGCAATGAAGGTCGCGCTCGCGGATGACGAACGCATCGCACGCTTCGGCAAGGGCATTGCCATCTCCGAGTCGGCGGGGGAAACCATCGGAATCGAACGCATTGCCGAGGCCGCCGTGACGCCTTTGTTCGACGCTCTCGTCGCGGCGATGAACGCCGGGCGAACCGATCTGTATTACGAGGACGTGTATGGGGAGTTGCTCGGAACGCTGTCCGCCGAAGCGGTCGACGTGGGCGACCTGCCCTGGACGGAAGTGGATGACGCGGCGGATCTCGAGCGCGCGAAAGCGATGGTCAGCGCCGAGCGCTGA
- the hisC gene encoding histidinol-phosphate transaminase: MKAERRVTRAVVLAAGTGSRLGNGAAPTPKPLRPVFGVPLLVRVLRTLQEAGIQQAVVVVGHRGDEIRRVLTSEPSLGLEIAFVDNDRYLDKNGVSLLAAAQWVDRECILTMADHLYSPELVRRLLSADLTAGTCALGVDFDIERCFDIDDATKVRLSQGRITDIEKELSEYDAIDTGVFRIGPELIRELAVLDARDGDCSLSDGVRALAARGKFVGVDVGDVRWIDVDTPAALERAEAMLRVFGDALGDEPGAGVPQVVDPEAMEMFAPSWVRAVKPYNEDHFAIADRGDVVRMMSNESPFAPSERVLAAILDAARNGHLYPSGGPALRKKLADREGFSDENVILGAGSTELIDVVIRTFVGAGEEVLLSVPTFSMYEARTRTVGGIPVLVPMTEDHDHDMLGLLRAVTERTKVIFLCTPNNPTGNRVPEADLRRILRLGLPTVIDEAYFELGSSESYAYLLKEFPNAIVLRTFSKAFGLAGLRLGYAFAHAALIRLLSRVKVPWNVPAITLAAASAALDDVAEQESRLSELRTARAELAIGLSRIPGVVALPSDGNFILVDVSGTRMSADDIVRLILAQGILIRSLASHHANKTYVRVTVGTREQNRRCVAAFERAVSRVPAREVGVPAYAMGSDAE; this comes from the coding sequence ATGAAGGCTGAACGACGAGTCACCCGCGCCGTGGTGTTGGCTGCGGGCACCGGATCCCGATTGGGCAACGGAGCTGCGCCCACGCCGAAGCCGCTCCGCCCGGTTTTCGGTGTGCCGCTTCTCGTCCGGGTGCTGCGAACGCTGCAGGAAGCCGGCATCCAGCAGGCCGTGGTCGTGGTGGGACACCGCGGGGACGAGATCCGACGGGTGCTGACCAGTGAGCCCAGCCTGGGACTCGAGATCGCGTTCGTGGACAACGACCGTTACCTCGACAAGAACGGCGTGTCGCTCTTGGCCGCGGCGCAGTGGGTGGATCGCGAATGCATCCTCACCATGGCGGATCACCTGTACTCGCCCGAGCTGGTGCGGCGGCTGCTGTCGGCGGATCTGACCGCCGGCACCTGCGCCCTGGGCGTCGACTTCGACATCGAGCGGTGCTTCGACATCGACGACGCCACCAAGGTGCGTTTGTCGCAAGGTCGCATCACGGACATCGAAAAGGAGCTCTCGGAGTACGACGCCATCGACACCGGCGTGTTCCGCATCGGCCCGGAGCTGATTCGCGAGCTGGCCGTGCTCGATGCACGAGACGGGGACTGCTCGCTGTCGGACGGTGTGCGGGCGTTGGCGGCGCGCGGCAAGTTCGTCGGCGTGGACGTGGGGGACGTGCGTTGGATCGACGTGGACACTCCGGCGGCGCTCGAGCGTGCGGAGGCCATGCTTCGGGTGTTCGGGGATGCCCTGGGCGACGAGCCCGGCGCGGGCGTGCCCCAGGTGGTGGATCCCGAGGCCATGGAGATGTTCGCGCCCAGCTGGGTGCGCGCGGTAAAGCCCTACAACGAGGACCATTTCGCCATCGCGGACCGCGGGGACGTGGTGCGGATGATGAGCAACGAGAGCCCCTTCGCGCCGAGCGAGCGGGTTCTCGCGGCCATCCTGGACGCCGCGCGGAACGGCCACCTGTACCCCAGCGGCGGGCCCGCGCTGCGCAAGAAGCTGGCGGACCGTGAGGGCTTCAGCGACGAGAACGTGATCCTCGGCGCGGGCTCGACGGAGCTCATCGACGTCGTCATCCGTACCTTCGTGGGTGCTGGCGAAGAGGTGCTGCTGTCGGTTCCCACCTTCAGCATGTACGAGGCGCGCACGCGCACCGTGGGCGGCATTCCGGTCCTGGTTCCCATGACCGAAGACCACGACCACGACATGTTGGGCCTGCTGCGCGCCGTGACGGAGCGCACCAAGGTCATCTTCCTGTGCACGCCGAACAACCCCACCGGCAATCGAGTGCCGGAAGCGGATCTCCGCCGCATCCTGCGCCTGGGCCTGCCCACGGTGATCGACGAGGCGTACTTCGAGCTCGGGTCGAGTGAGTCCTACGCGTACCTGCTCAAGGAGTTCCCCAACGCGATCGTGCTGCGGACCTTCTCCAAGGCCTTTGGGCTCGCGGGGCTGCGGCTCGGTTACGCCTTCGCGCACGCCGCGCTCATCCGCCTGCTGTCCCGCGTGAAGGTGCCGTGGAACGTGCCGGCCATCACGCTGGCCGCCGCGAGCGCTGCGCTGGACGACGTGGCCGAGCAGGAGTCTCGGCTCTCCGAGCTGCGCACGGCGCGGGCCGAGCTGGCCATCGGCTTGTCCCGGATCCCCGGCGTCGTGGCGCTGCCGAGCGACGGAAACTTCATCCTGGTGGACGTGTCGGGCACTCGCATGAGCGCCGACGACATCGTGCGGCTGATCTTGGCCCAGGGGATCCTGATTCGGTCCCTGGCCTCCCACCACGCGAACAAGACCTACGTGCGCGTGACGGTGGGAACACGCGAGCAGAACCGTCGCTGCGTGGCTGCCTTCGAACGCGCCGTCAGCCGTGTTCCTGCGCGCGAGGTGGGCGTGCCCGCCTACGCCATGGGCAGCGACGCGGAGTGA
- a CDS encoding CDP-alcohol phosphatidyltransferase family protein encodes MGFWAGYWKSLKPLAVEEPIDVWVHRPLAYLLARALLPTPVSPNLVTMISIVFGLVGGVSLFSSFAWHMQVGGAAIFLSAIFDCADGQLARMRGTSSVFGRMLDGAADLVVSVAAVGGGIWVIWSKFHEPLWLGVAVLGVCAATAVTGSFHTGMYDHYKNVYLRFTSPTFKEGEDYEAALERYRANKEKRGVFAKLAWPIYLFYVKSQADYVHGFDPNTSARLNLFPAYSEENAAIYEKHAGRLMRVWRSWFGFGSLVFGIALFSALNLLEWYMVVRLVVLNGVFYGYLRPRQRRASAAAFGEMGLRLPDQG; translated from the coding sequence GTGGGTTTCTGGGCTGGGTACTGGAAGAGCCTCAAGCCTCTCGCGGTCGAGGAGCCCATCGACGTGTGGGTGCACCGGCCCCTGGCCTACCTGCTGGCCCGCGCCCTGCTGCCCACGCCCGTATCGCCGAACCTGGTCACGATGATCTCCATCGTGTTCGGGCTCGTCGGCGGCGTGTCCCTGTTCTCGAGCTTCGCGTGGCACATGCAGGTGGGCGGCGCCGCGATCTTCCTGTCCGCCATCTTCGACTGCGCGGACGGCCAGCTGGCTCGCATGCGCGGCACGTCCAGCGTGTTCGGTCGCATGCTCGACGGCGCAGCGGATCTGGTCGTGAGCGTGGCCGCCGTGGGCGGGGGCATCTGGGTGATCTGGTCGAAGTTCCACGAGCCCCTGTGGCTCGGAGTAGCGGTGTTGGGGGTGTGCGCGGCGACCGCCGTCACCGGCTCGTTCCACACCGGGATGTACGACCACTACAAGAACGTGTACCTGCGCTTCACGAGCCCTACGTTCAAAGAGGGCGAAGACTACGAGGCTGCCCTCGAGCGCTATCGCGCGAACAAGGAGAAGCGCGGAGTCTTCGCCAAGCTGGCTTGGCCGATCTACCTCTTCTACGTGAAGAGCCAGGCGGACTACGTTCACGGCTTCGATCCCAATACCAGCGCGCGCCTGAATCTGTTTCCGGCCTACTCCGAGGAGAATGCCGCCATCTACGAGAAGCACGCGGGTCGACTCATGCGTGTGTGGCGCAGCTGGTTCGGCTTCGGCTCGTTGGTGTTCGGCATCGCGCTGTTCTCCGCGCTGAATCTGCTGGAGTGGTACATGGTGGTGCGGCTGGTGGTCTTGAACGGTGTGTTCTACGGCTACCTCCGCCCCCGCCAGCGTCGCGCTTCCGCGGCGGCTTTCGGCGAAATGGGCCTACGGCTGCCGGATCAGGGCTGA
- a CDS encoding HEAT repeat domain-containing protein encodes MRVRLAVTLGFLLASTSASAFVWPNAAERVEKQLKASDVGARRKAAQRLGQLPESVARRLVLVALEDPDAEVRLAAAGVALELGVAGAGERVISWLSDPDRRVRLSAAELLIRAPEKRAVGALGRALSDPDGGVRAAAAEALGASQEAGATMPLLGHLDDTSPAVRRAVVSALARLGDARAVVPLIGKIQDSRPNVRRAVAVALGELGDRRASSALLLALRDPDEIVRVGALEALGRLADPQATLAVSALVEDDPRSPVRAAALDALARIATPEALDVVIAALASDDDGSGKGAARRALSGMGAKAVPRLEKCLAGQPAPAVADGCALALGDIGDRVAVTALVGALRRGVVRPRAALAALGSIGDPASLPTVLEHLEDPDPLVRVDAIDASAALLDPQKPDGRAVEPIARALDKARRHAGESVALIRLLGQTGSTRAAKVLAPLAEAADAERLRVAALEALGEIQGAKMDAVMLEALDADEPQVRLAAAVALRRTASGKSSRAILDRLEEAAEQDRGALALALSGAMAHDEIPADVERVQKLVLASRGGQRDALLEAFARAPGEKTFARLVRFAKEEAGVEDRAKLAEAVAGRKDARPLLASLAKDVDGAVRANAIWSLGVVGQGSDEALLVHALGDRDVAVAANAAAALGRVARRSKLHAEKALCPRLTDPRAAVRASALDGLALAKVRCAKAPERGLLEADRSELVRARAARLVARVPSGQPEKDHALLERCAAEDHSGVVAAACAREVEPLPKGSEPISVVVVPLGEADAVPRAPFALVLSDGSTRYGLTDRRGQVFEIAAPRGEVSLSVPAPLLR; translated from the coding sequence GTGCGCGTTCGACTAGCGGTCACCCTCGGCTTTCTGCTCGCGTCCACCAGCGCGAGTGCTTTCGTCTGGCCCAACGCCGCCGAGCGCGTCGAGAAGCAGCTCAAGGCGAGCGACGTCGGTGCCCGCCGCAAGGCCGCGCAGCGCCTCGGCCAGTTGCCGGAGTCCGTGGCCCGACGGCTGGTGCTGGTGGCGCTCGAGGATCCCGACGCCGAGGTTCGCCTGGCCGCGGCGGGCGTCGCGTTGGAGCTCGGGGTCGCCGGAGCGGGGGAGCGAGTGATCTCCTGGCTCAGTGATCCTGACCGCCGCGTGAGGCTGTCGGCGGCGGAGCTCTTGATCCGCGCTCCGGAGAAGCGCGCCGTAGGCGCGCTCGGACGCGCGCTGTCGGATCCCGACGGCGGCGTGCGCGCTGCGGCCGCGGAGGCGCTCGGCGCATCGCAAGAAGCGGGCGCGACGATGCCCCTGCTCGGGCACTTGGACGACACCTCGCCGGCGGTGCGGCGCGCAGTGGTGAGCGCTTTGGCGCGCCTGGGGGACGCCCGCGCGGTGGTGCCGCTGATCGGGAAGATCCAAGACAGCCGACCGAACGTGCGGCGCGCCGTGGCGGTGGCGCTGGGCGAGCTCGGAGATCGCCGAGCCAGCAGCGCGCTGCTGTTGGCCCTGCGGGACCCCGACGAAATCGTGCGCGTGGGGGCGCTCGAGGCTTTGGGGCGTCTCGCGGATCCCCAGGCGACGCTGGCCGTCAGCGCATTGGTCGAGGACGACCCGCGTTCCCCGGTGCGCGCCGCTGCGCTGGATGCGCTCGCGCGCATCGCCACGCCGGAAGCCCTGGACGTGGTGATCGCAGCGCTGGCGTCGGACGACGACGGCAGTGGCAAGGGAGCAGCGCGCCGCGCACTGTCGGGCATGGGAGCGAAGGCCGTACCTCGTCTGGAGAAGTGCCTCGCGGGGCAGCCCGCGCCCGCCGTGGCGGACGGTTGCGCCTTGGCCCTTGGCGACATCGGCGACCGCGTGGCGGTGACGGCCCTGGTGGGGGCGCTGCGCCGCGGCGTGGTGCGTCCCCGCGCAGCGCTCGCTGCCCTGGGCTCCATCGGCGATCCCGCGAGCTTGCCAACGGTGCTCGAGCACCTCGAGGATCCGGACCCGCTCGTGCGCGTGGACGCCATCGACGCGAGCGCTGCGCTGTTGGATCCTCAGAAACCCGACGGACGCGCCGTCGAGCCGATAGCTCGCGCTCTAGACAAGGCGCGCAGGCACGCCGGCGAGAGCGTCGCACTGATCCGACTCTTGGGGCAGACGGGCTCGACGCGAGCCGCGAAGGTGCTCGCGCCGCTGGCGGAAGCGGCGGACGCAGAACGACTGCGCGTCGCCGCGCTGGAAGCCTTGGGCGAAATCCAGGGCGCGAAGATGGACGCGGTGATGCTCGAGGCACTGGACGCGGACGAGCCACAGGTGCGCCTCGCGGCGGCCGTGGCGCTCCGGCGTACCGCTTCGGGCAAGAGCTCGCGAGCGATCTTGGATCGACTGGAGGAAGCCGCGGAGCAGGACCGCGGGGCTCTGGCGCTGGCGCTCTCCGGCGCCATGGCCCACGACGAGATCCCCGCAGACGTGGAGCGCGTGCAGAAGCTGGTGCTCGCGAGTCGCGGCGGGCAGCGCGACGCGCTGCTGGAGGCGTTCGCTCGCGCGCCCGGCGAAAAGACTTTCGCGCGTCTCGTTCGCTTCGCGAAGGAAGAGGCCGGCGTGGAAGATCGCGCCAAGCTCGCCGAGGCCGTGGCCGGCCGGAAGGACGCGCGCCCGCTTCTCGCCAGCCTCGCCAAGGACGTGGATGGGGCCGTGCGGGCCAACGCCATCTGGTCGCTGGGCGTGGTCGGGCAGGGGAGCGACGAAGCGCTCTTGGTTCACGCCCTCGGCGACCGGGACGTCGCGGTGGCTGCCAACGCCGCCGCGGCCCTGGGTCGCGTCGCGCGTCGCTCCAAGCTTCACGCGGAAAAGGCGCTGTGCCCGCGGCTCACCGATCCGCGCGCCGCGGTGCGTGCCAGTGCGCTGGACGGCCTCGCGCTGGCCAAGGTGCGCTGCGCAAAGGCACCAGAGCGAGGTCTGCTGGAGGCCGATCGCTCCGAGCTGGTGCGTGCCCGGGCGGCACGCTTGGTGGCACGGGTGCCAAGTGGTCAGCCCGAGAAGGACCACGCTTTGCTCGAGCGCTGCGCGGCGGAGGACCATTCCGGTGTCGTCGCTGCAGCTTGCGCTCGGGAAGTGGAGCCATTGCCGAAAGGTAGCGAGCCGATCAGCGTCGTCGTCGTTCCGCTGGGCGAGGCTGACGCAGTACCGCGTGCGCCCTTTGCTCTGGTGCTGTCGGACGGCAGCACGCGCTACGGTTTGACCGACCGCCGCGGTCAGGTGTTCGAGATCGCGGCGCCGCGCGGTGAGGTTTCCCTCTCCGTCCCGGCGCCGCTCCTGCGTTGA
- a CDS encoding zinc-ribbon domain-containing protein, whose translation MKISCPSCAAKYSIADEKVQNRLAKIRCRKCSTTIVIDGKVDPPNVYAADASMPSQADAPATSDPSAAAASAAAPAAAGGEYSVDFGDNDQRAMPLAALVEAYNAGQVTAETFVWADGMPDWQPLGEVPEIVDALHAAASGSMAPAPAPSEPAPAPEPQEPVSAAAAAALAAGGSQPFAPQASSPWEASAAGVRAATAPGGGRGSTADLFGGFDTAGSESDVTTSAPQEAAPAPAAAATGARNESSVLFSLSALTASAPATASKPAAMPSASPSASSSSSGSATKDDSGLIDLKALTAASEAPAAAPLAPSPLGIASPLGVAPLGSPAADAAAAAMPMPQQKSKTGMFVFAGIAFAAVVIAAAIIITSSGKEPPPAPTAAAPTAAPAPTPAPTPTPEATVAAKPPATGTAEEEPDKAPESGKPKATAAAVRKPSGGTSKPSGGTSKPSGGTSKPATKPATKPKSGGCGCAPGDLQCAMRCAAGG comes from the coding sequence GTGAAGATCTCCTGCCCTTCGTGTGCGGCTAAGTACTCGATTGCCGACGAAAAGGTTCAGAACCGCCTCGCGAAGATCCGCTGCCGCAAGTGCAGCACGACGATCGTCATCGACGGCAAGGTCGACCCGCCGAACGTGTACGCGGCGGACGCGTCCATGCCTTCGCAAGCCGACGCTCCAGCCACGAGCGATCCGAGCGCAGCCGCGGCAAGTGCTGCCGCGCCCGCCGCAGCAGGTGGTGAGTACTCGGTGGACTTCGGCGACAACGATCAGCGCGCCATGCCGCTCGCTGCTCTGGTCGAGGCGTACAACGCCGGACAGGTGACCGCCGAGACCTTCGTGTGGGCCGACGGAATGCCAGACTGGCAGCCTCTTGGAGAGGTGCCGGAGATCGTGGACGCGCTGCATGCCGCAGCGTCTGGAAGCATGGCACCGGCGCCAGCACCATCGGAGCCAGCGCCCGCGCCAGAGCCGCAGGAGCCGGTGAGCGCTGCGGCAGCTGCTGCTCTCGCCGCGGGTGGCTCTCAGCCTTTCGCACCACAAGCGAGCTCGCCGTGGGAAGCGTCCGCGGCTGGCGTACGCGCAGCGACTGCACCTGGTGGTGGTCGCGGCTCGACGGCAGATCTGTTCGGCGGCTTCGACACCGCCGGCAGTGAGTCGGACGTCACGACCAGCGCGCCACAAGAAGCCGCCCCAGCGCCCGCTGCGGCCGCTACCGGCGCCCGGAACGAGTCATCGGTGCTGTTCTCCCTCAGCGCGCTCACGGCTTCCGCTCCCGCCACGGCATCCAAGCCTGCGGCGATGCCTTCGGCCTCGCCTTCCGCGTCGTCGTCATCATCCGGTTCGGCAACCAAGGACGACTCCGGCCTGATCGACTTGAAGGCCCTGACGGCCGCGTCGGAGGCTCCTGCCGCCGCGCCTTTGGCGCCTTCTCCGCTCGGAATCGCTTCTCCTTTGGGCGTCGCGCCGCTGGGTAGCCCAGCAGCAGATGCCGCTGCCGCGGCCATGCCGATGCCGCAGCAGAAGAGCAAGACGGGCATGTTCGTGTTCGCCGGCATCGCCTTCGCGGCGGTGGTGATTGCGGCCGCGATCATCATCACCAGCAGCGGCAAGGAACCCCCCCCCGCACCGACCGCGGCCGCCCCGACCGCCGCGCCTGCGCCCACTCCCGCTCCGACGCCCACCCCGGAAGCGACGGTCGCGGCCAAGCCGCCCGCTACCGGCACCGCGGAAGAAGAGCCCGACAAGGCACCGGAGAGCGGCAAGCCCAAGGCGACGGCTGCGGCGGTGCGCAAGCCGAGCGGCGGCACCAGCAAGCCGAGCGGCGGCACCAGCAAGCCGAGCGGCGGCACCAGCAAGCCTGCGACCAAGCCCGCCACCAAGCCGAAGAGCGGCGGGTGCGGGTGCGCGCCCGGCGATCTGCAGTGCGCCATGCGCTGCGCCGCAGGAGGCTGA
- a CDS encoding CoA ester lyase has product MKSARDFFKPMAVGAPKPLTEIPFRPSRMIHFFDPSNAKMVAKVPDIAKKVDVLLGNLEDGVQSDKKIDAREGLSKLGREIDFGETQLWTRVNALNSPWFLDDVVRLVAEIGDKLDVVMVPKVEGPWDIHFVDQLLAQLEAKHGLKKPLLVHAILETASGVNHVEEIAAASPRMQGLSLGPADLAASRRMKTTRVGGGHPGYLVRADPDAGAPDAPRATAQQDLWHYTLARMVDACTANGILPYYGPFGDIADTVACEDQFRNAFLMGCVGAWSLHPVQIEIAKRVYSPPPDEVKWAQRVVEAMGDGSGAVMVDGKMQDDATYKQCKVMLEMAALIAQRDPEMRQKYGM; this is encoded by the coding sequence ATGAAGAGCGCGCGAGACTTTTTCAAGCCGATGGCCGTGGGCGCCCCGAAACCGCTGACGGAGATCCCGTTTCGGCCGTCGCGCATGATCCACTTCTTCGATCCGAGCAACGCGAAGATGGTCGCGAAGGTGCCGGACATCGCCAAGAAGGTCGACGTCTTGCTCGGCAATCTCGAGGACGGCGTTCAGAGCGACAAGAAGATCGACGCGCGGGAAGGTTTGTCCAAGCTCGGCCGCGAGATCGACTTCGGCGAGACGCAGCTGTGGACGCGGGTGAACGCCCTCAACAGCCCCTGGTTCCTCGACGACGTGGTGCGCTTGGTGGCCGAGATCGGCGACAAGCTGGACGTGGTGATGGTGCCGAAGGTGGAAGGCCCTTGGGACATCCACTTCGTGGATCAGTTGCTGGCGCAGCTGGAGGCCAAGCACGGGTTGAAGAAGCCGCTGCTGGTGCACGCGATCCTGGAGACGGCCAGTGGCGTGAATCACGTGGAAGAGATCGCCGCAGCCAGCCCACGCATGCAGGGGCTGAGCTTGGGACCAGCGGACCTGGCGGCCTCGCGGCGCATGAAGACGACGCGCGTGGGCGGCGGGCACCCGGGTTACCTGGTCCGCGCGGATCCGGACGCCGGCGCGCCGGACGCGCCGCGGGCCACCGCACAGCAAGACCTCTGGCACTACACGCTGGCGCGCATGGTGGACGCGTGCACCGCGAACGGCATCTTGCCCTACTACGGCCCGTTCGGTGACATCGCTGACACCGTGGCGTGCGAGGATCAGTTCCGTAATGCGTTCCTGATGGGCTGCGTGGGCGCGTGGTCGCTCCACCCGGTGCAGATCGAGATCGCCAAGCGCGTGTACAGCCCGCCTCCGGACGAGGTGAAGTGGGCCCAGCGCGTGGTCGAGGCCATGGGAGACGGCAGCGGTGCGGTGATGGTCGACGGCAAGATGCAGGACGACGCCACCTACAAGCAGTGCAAGGTGATGCTCGAAATGGCCGCGCTGATCGCACAGCGAGACCCCGAGATGCGACAGAAGTACGGAATGTGA
- a CDS encoding J domain-containing protein: MAGDDDRARIAEWEDVLDDSSYYELLGVLELADNDAVRQAFHRFSLAFHPDRHLDSDRETLARVTRIFQRGAEAVRVLTDPELRIRYDMGLRRGELRLMLRKSTPPPGSVERVAPLHELCRSAGAKLAAQRADKLLARGALADAKRELETAMTCDGGSNDALAERLDALSIALYAQGD, encoded by the coding sequence GTGGCGGGGGACGACGACCGCGCGCGGATCGCGGAGTGGGAGGACGTGCTCGACGACTCGAGCTACTACGAGCTCCTAGGCGTCTTGGAGCTCGCGGACAACGACGCCGTCCGCCAGGCCTTCCATCGCTTCTCCCTCGCGTTTCATCCGGATCGCCACCTCGACTCCGACCGCGAGACCCTCGCGCGCGTGACGCGCATCTTTCAGCGAGGCGCAGAAGCCGTGCGCGTGCTCACGGATCCCGAGCTCAGGATACGCTACGACATGGGCCTCCGCCGCGGCGAGCTACGCCTCATGCTGCGGAAGAGCACGCCGCCTCCGGGTAGCGTGGAGCGGGTCGCGCCGCTCCATGAGCTATGCCGCTCTGCCGGCGCGAAGCTCGCCGCCCAGCGCGCCGACAAGCTCCTCGCTCGCGGCGCGCTGGCGGACGCGAAACGCGAGCTCGAAACCGCCATGACATGCGACGGCGGCAGCAACGACGCCTTGGCGGAGCGCCTGGACGCGCTCAGCATCGCGCTCTACGCCCAAGGCGACTGA